GAGTCGTACGAGCCGATGGTCGTGCCGGGCCTGCTCCAGCTCGAGTCGTACGCCCGGGCCCTGGTCGAGAGCGGCATCCCCCAGCTCAGCCGGCGCGAGGTGGAAGACCGCATCCAGGTGCGGCTGCGGCGGCAGGAGGTGCTCCGCAAGCCGGACCCGCTGCAGCTCTCGCTCGTGCTTCAGGAGGGCGTGCTGCGCCAGCGGGTCGGCAGCAGCCAGATCATGCGCGACCAGCTGCGCCACCTGATCGAGGCTGCCAATCTGCCCAACGTGGACCTGCGCATCCTGCTCGACGAGGACACCCAGCCGCTCGGCAGCTTCCACCACTTCGTCGTGATCTATCTGGAATCCGATACCCCCGAAACGGTGTACGTCGAGGATTTCGCCGGGGGCGATTTGAACGCGCCGGTAGCATCCGCCCGTATCAGGAAACGTTCGCGCGATTTAACCGTCTCGCGCTCGATCCAGGCGAGTCGATAACTAAGATCGAACTCGCCATGCAAGAAGCCCCCTAAGAATGTGAGAACGAGTCTGTGTTGACGAACTCTTGGCGCAAGAGCTCGCGCAGCTACAACAACGGTGACTGTGTGGAGGCGCGCCGTGACGCCACCACCGTCCAGATGCGAGACAGCAAGGACAGCGGAGGATCGGTGCTCGGTTTCCACCAAGACCGCTGGCAGGAGTTTTTGGAGGGTATCGCGCTGGGCGAGTTCGACCGCCGGTAGCCCTTGGAGCGGGGAGTGCGGCCGGTCGCCGCACTCCCGCAGTTCGTCTCAGGCGTATTTGTAGTGGGCGACCTCGTCTCGGAGAGCACGCCCGGAACGACTCAGGCGTCGCGCCGCCTGAGGACGGCGTAGCCGGCCGCCACGATCGCCGCCGTCCACGCCACAAGCACAAGGCCGCCGGTCACGTCGCCGTCCGCCACGAACATGCCCCCGGCGACTCCCGGCAGGTAGTCGGAGACCGGATCGGGCACCACCATGGACAGGCCGACGACCGGATAGCGCCGGTCGAGTACTCCGAGGTGATCACCAGCATGGCGAGGGCGATCAGCGCGAACTGGGCGAGCGACACCGACGCCGCCGCCGGGTCCACGACCGACTGCAGGGTGGCGGTCGTGTCCCGCACCGCCTGCTCGTCTGGGTGCTCCAGGTCGTACGCGAAGTCGTTGCCGAGCAGGAAGGCGGTGCAGCCCATCAGCAGCAGGCTGCTCGCGAGGCACCACCACGTGGAGCGCACCGTCCAGAGCTTCACCCATTCGGCACCCGCCGTCGCCGGGCCGCCGCGGAAACGTGGAGCGGAGCCGAGCGTCTTCGTTGGCTGGCTCAACGTCCCTCCCCCGGCACCGGCGTGGCGTACTCGACGCTCGCCGCGGTCAGCTCCAGATACGCCTCCTCCAAGGACGCGTCCCGCCGGCTCAGCTCGTGCAGGCGCACCCCCGCCTCGTACGCCAGGTCGCCGATGCGCTCGAGCCCCGCTCCGGTGACGGTGAGCTCGTCGGGGCCGGTGTGGCGTACCGCTATCGCCGCGGCCGCCAGCCGGTAGCGCAGGGCCTCCGCCTCGGGGGTGCGCACCCGGATGGCCGTGGTCGAACTGCCCGCGATCACCTCGGCGATCGGCGCGTCCCGGATGATCCGGCCCTTGCCGATCACGACGAGGTGGTCGGCGGTCTGCTGCATCTCGCTCATGAGGTGGCTGGAGACGAAGACCGTGCGCCCCTCGGCGGCCAGCGCCCGCATGAGCTGGCGCACCCAGCGCACTCCGTCGGGATCGAGCCCGTTGACCGGCTCGTCGAAGATCAGCACCTCGGGGTCGCCGAGCAGCGCCTCCGCGATGCCGAGCCGCTGGCTCATGCCGAGCGAGAAGCCGCCGGCCCGCTTGCGCGCCACGTGACTGAGGCCGACCGTCTCCAGGACCTCGCCCACCCGCCGCTCCGGTATGCCGTTGCTGCGCGCCATCGCCCGCAGGTGGTTGCGCGCGCTGCGGCCGGGGTGCACCGCGCGGGCGTCGAGCAGCGCACCCACTGTCCGAAGTGGATCCCTCAGCTCCGCGTACGGCTTGCCGTTGACGAGCGCGCTGCCCGCCGTGGGGCGGTCCAGGCCGAGAATCATGCGGATGGTGGTGGACTTGCCCGAGCCGTTCGGCCCGAGAAAGCCGGTAACCCGGCCCGGCGCGATCCTCAGCGAGATGTCGTGCACCGCCGTGGTCGCGCCGTACCGTTTCGTCAGTCCGGTCACGGTGATGGTCATACGGCCGACGCTACGAACGGCGGGCGCCCCACCGCAGGGCCCGATCGTCACCCCCTCACCCTGACTTTCGTCAGGTGGCCCGGCTTCCAGCTTTGCCCTTCGCGGGCCTGGCGCGGCGGCTACGGTGAGGGCTGAGGCGCTCCGCCTCGGGCAGTGCGCGAGCGCCGTTCGTCCGCCGGCCTCGGCGACGCGGCCGGAGGAAGGAGAGGCACCATGAGCACAGCTCGCGACATCATGCATGCGGGAGCCGAGTGCATCAGCGAGGACGAGACGCTGGCCAACGCGGCCCGGATGATGCGGGACATGCGCGTGGGCGCCC
The window above is part of the Phytohabitans houttuyneae genome. Proteins encoded here:
- a CDS encoding helix-turn-helix domain-containing protein, yielding MEGTSPTVQRRRLGLALRTLRQERGLTGEQVGEQVERSASWISRVEGGRIGIRGRDLRDLLDLYQVDDAGRRAELLSLAERGRARSWWSEFSGTISEAYATFVGFEDEATRFESYEPMVVPGLLQLESYARALVESGIPQLSRREVEDRIQVRLRRQEVLRKPDPLQLSLVLQEGVLRQRVGSSQIMRDQLRHLIEAANLPNVDLRILLDEDTQPLGSFHHFVVIYLESDTPETVYVEDFAGGDLNAPVASARIRKRSRDLTVSRSIQASR
- a CDS encoding DUF397 domain-containing protein; the protein is MTNSWRKSSRSYNNGDCVEARRDATTVQMRDSKDSGGSVLGFHQDRWQEFLEGIALGEFDRR
- a CDS encoding ABC transporter ATP-binding protein; the encoded protein is MTITVTGLTKRYGATTAVHDISLRIAPGRVTGFLGPNGSGKSTTIRMILGLDRPTAGSALVNGKPYAELRDPLRTVGALLDARAVHPGRSARNHLRAMARSNGIPERRVGEVLETVGLSHVARKRAGGFSLGMSQRLGIAEALLGDPEVLIFDEPVNGLDPDGVRWVRQLMRALAAEGRTVFVSSHLMSEMQQTADHLVVIGKGRIIRDAPIAEVIAGSSTTAIRVRTPEAEALRYRLAAAAIAVRHTGPDELTVTGAGLERIGDLAYEAGVRLHELSRRDASLEEAYLELTAASVEYATPVPGEGR